Part of the Candidatus Omnitrophota bacterium genome, TATCTTTGGTTTGATAGCCTTGGCATCCTTATCGTCAACTATGGCGTAAGAGACAATGACGACCTCATCGCCTACGCATGAGCCCCGCGCGGCCGGGCCGTTAAGACAGATAACGCCGGAATCCCCCTTGCCTTTGATAGCGTAGGTCTCCAGGCGCTGGCCGTTATTCAGATTCAGCACTTCCACCTTTTCGCCCTCAATAATATCTGTTGCCTGCATCAGCCTTTCATCGATAGTGATGCTGCCTTCATAATAAAGATTTGCTTCTGTAACATGCGCACGGTGTATCTTTGATTTTAAGAGTGTCCGTAACATATTTCTCTCCTCATTTCTTCTTTATTTTAATGCCTTAACTAATTCCTGCGCGAATTCAGCTACCGCAGTGGGTCCAGAAGCGGTAATAATATTTCCGTCTTTTTCTACTGCCCTTGCGGTATAATTTGCGCCTTTTGATTTAAGCTCGCCTGCCTCGGAAGAAAAAACCGTAGCGCGCCTGCCTTTTAAAATGCCTGCCCTGGCTAAAGTAACCGGGGCAATGCAAATCGCAGCTACAATTTTATTCTGGGTAAGCGCCTCCTGGGCTAATTTGTGCGCCAACGGGTCATCGTAGTATTGAATGGCGCCTGAGCCGCCTACGAATATTATCGCGGAAAAATCCCCTATCTTTATGTCGGTAAGCAAAATATCAGGCCGGGCTTTTGCGCCCAACATGCCTTCTATCTGGTTAATGGTCGTAGAAGCAACTTTAACCTCTATGCCGTTTCTTTCCAGGATATTTTTAGTCTCTATGAGTTCCTCGTCTCTAAACTCAGTTGAAGGGATAATCATTACTACTTTTTTCATATCTACCGCCCTCTCTTGGGCATAACCCATTGCTAACAATCCATAATTCACAACTAATAATAAAGCTAATAAGGTTCTTTTCACTCTATTAACTTTTTATCAGCCGATAGGCCTGCCGGGCAATAAAGAGCTCTTCGTTGGTAGGAATAACCAGGATCTTTGGTTTCTTCTTAAGATACGAGAATAAACCCCGGGAAATTTCTCCCCTGATCCTTTTCTGATTTTCGCCGATACCTCCCGTAAACACCAGGGCATCGCAGCCGGACATAATAGCGGTGTAGGCCCCGATATATTTTTTGATCCGGTAGATAAAAATATCAACGGCCAGCCTGGCGCGTTTATTTTGTTTTTTTGCCCTCTCTTCCAATATTCTCATATCATTGCTTATACCGGAGATGCCTTTGAGGCCGCTGGCTTTATTGAGAAGATCCTCCGCCTGAGAGATATTAAATTTTTCTTTGTGCATGATATAGGTGACCAGGGCCGGATCAATATCTCCGCAGCGCGTACCCATGATTAAACCTTCTAAAGGAGTAAAACCCATACTGGTATCAATGGATCTACCCCTGTCTATTGCCGTAATACTGCAGCCATTGCCTAAATGACAGGTAATCATCTTTAATCGCGCAATCGGTTTTTTTAAACGCCTGGCTGCTTCATGGGCTACGTATTGGTGGCTGGTGCCATGAAAACCGTATTTTCTGATACCGAATCTT contains:
- a CDS encoding acetate kinase, encoding MNILVINCGSSSIKYKLFDMPTEKNSTHGIIEHIGEKGSKIEDHYTGLKMVLGKVRHVDLVGHRVVHGAEKFKKPILINAAVIKEIKECCELAPLHNPANLAGILACKKLLPGIRQVAVFDTAFHQTLPDYAYIYGLPYEYYKRFGIRKYGFHGTSHQYVAHEAARRLKKPIARLKMITCHLGNGCSITAIDRGRSIDTSMGFTPLEGLIMGTRCGDIDPALVTYIMHKEKFNISQAEDLLNKASGLKGISGISNDMRILEERAKKQNKRARLAVDIFIYRIKKYIGAYTAIMSGCDALVFTGGIGENQKRIRGEISRGLFSYLKKKPKILVIPTNEELFIARQAYRLIKS
- a CDS encoding DJ-1/PfpI family protein, with protein sequence MKRTLLALLLVVNYGLLAMGYAQERAVDMKKVVMIIPSTEFRDEELIETKNILERNGIEVKVASTTINQIEGMLGAKARPDILLTDIKIGDFSAIIFVGGSGAIQYYDDPLAHKLAQEALTQNKIVAAICIAPVTLARAGILKGRRATVFSSEAGELKSKGANYTARAVEKDGNIITASGPTAVAEFAQELVKALK
- a CDS encoding aspartate 1-decarboxylase; its protein translation is MLRTLLKSKIHRAHVTEANLYYEGSITIDERLMQATDIIEGEKVEVLNLNNGQRLETYAIKGKGDSGVICLNGPAARGSCVGDEVVIVSYAIVDDKDAKAIKPKIITVNERNRIRD